The DNA region tctTCATTGCTGCTACACGCTCGTTCTGAAGATGCTTTCTGTTGATGTCCCGCGTCACATCGAGTACAAGTGCTTTGAGCCCGTGCATGAGCAGCTTGGAGTTTATTCAAGCAAacagtatacaaataaagtagtaccgaaatgcatacatgtgcatttgctgttgtTTAGTACAATACGTTTATAGCACAAACACGTTCtctttttgtcaatttttttcccgCGACTTCCACACCCCCTCTGCCAGTCGACGTTTAATCCGGGTAGGGGCAAGTTCACGCAGCTTCGTCGCCACTAAAACTCGGCCCACTCGCCTGGCTCTCGATCAATTCCACTTGTTCCTCAAGAAAACGCCGAGTCTTATTCTAAGGAGTTGGGGAGATTGTGATAGctaaagagctttactagttttGTCGAAAACGCAatcactttttgttgttgttgtgaactacagttccacacaaacgtatatggagatctcatttagcttagcaattggaggcgtgagacccatttttcgagtgtcccaaccGTGAGTTGCAATTTCTGTTTGGGTGTAAAATCAGACAGAACACCTGAAACGCACACTGACATGGGGTTTCAGAACTGGCACCtttcaaattaaatttctcgagtCTCCAGGGTTGTAGAACCAATGCCAAGGCAAAAAGCATTAAtcggaaaataattaaataaaataatttttaggaaaatcaaataaaaaaatgaattatagaCATGTGTATTTTTCGGCCTTTTGGTTTTCGTTTTCTTCGGCCAAGTGTTTCTGAAATTCGGTTTTCGATTTAGGCCAATTTCCCTAAttcatacatttgaaaatggcaTTGCAATTTGTAAAAATGATTGTTTAATGAAAAGAGTCAGCATACTCTGTGTTACATTGTTATTTTACACTAGCTCTGTCATCCCTCTCTTTGATCAATTGTCCCTACATGTTAACAGTTACATTACATACTCACTGAACAGTAACACATGCATAGGGTTCTCTGACATTTGTTTGTGAATAAAAGGATTGACACaaacatataaatgcaaacaagaGGGAATACATTGACAGAAAATTAACAGTGTGTTGTCCTCGTTCATTGCAGCAAAGCTGTGTCGTCAGCGAGACATCATTCGCACAAACtctgagaaaagaaaaaagaacctGTTAACTCATATTGGATTTCAGTCTTACATAATTATGAAGTTGCACAGCGGTACCCATTTATTTTAACAGGGCGCCCTCTGGTGAGACAAGAAATAATCTCTTTTTAGTAtgatacagtatgtatgctTTGTTGAGAGCCGGCTCAttatttcatcagtgtgatgcaATGCAGTTTTACAGCTGCAAACTGCctcaaatgtattattattttttatgcacacaGGCACTAACCTTCAAAGTCCACCTCTCCGTCCCCATTGAGGTCCACATCACGCAGGATTTCATCAATCTCACGGTGATTGAGCTGCTCTCCCATCAGCTTCTTCATGGCTTCTCTCAGCTCACTGAGGCTGATCTGGCCATCCCCATCCGAGTCAAACTGGAAATGTGAAGAGAAAAAGATACATTATAATTGTTATAAGatcaaaacacaaataacaactGGTTTGTGAAAGCAGTATTGTAATTGTAATGCTTACTTCTTTAAAGGCATCTCTCAGCTCTTTGACTCCAATCATGTCTGCAGTCTCGGCCAGCATTTTTGGACCCATTAATTCCACAAAGTCTTCAAAGTCTACTCTGCCTCCACCTGGGTgcaaacaaacagaaaacaaCTTACTAGTACTGCTGAACCAAAGATTTGTGTTACAACTAACTAAAGTAAGTATAAATTATGAACTTTGTGTATGGGTTGTTAACAGTGGCGGAATTACTGTACTTGAGCACCTTTTTTTTCcagtctgtactttacttgtacgaatatgaagtggtactttttactttcactttactACATTTTACATCCGGTATCTGTACTTTATATTGCAGTACTTTCAATTTGTCGCCTGcattacacgttacttttgtttcCGGCGCAATCAATAAGCCCTGTGTATCTATACCGTAAGTGAgctctagaggcagcaacacgagtacaatcAAGAttagcaggtgaacaagatattgaccagcaAAAGCTACTACACTcgtgtacagtaggtggcggtatgcacctgatcGTTGCATGGAATCAGCCACCAAGCAAAGTTTTTGAGCTTGataaagcaacactatgtaacttttcagttttggtcaattttagcgatgccgtaggacaaaagcggtagtgttttgccttaaggaatacTGTGTTTCCTATGAGGACCAGTGCTGCGTTTCCCATAATGACCAGTGCACACCCGCAATgatgtaaaatcatcaatcaatcaaaaatcaatctcccggtcatctgcagatggattaatcaACACTTCTGTTTCCAGTGGATGTGCGAagaatgaatagtaataaggtaatgaatccagttgtggctaaacaatagcatatgacggttagcaacatgTGCCTTAGTGtggctacccccccccccccccactacaCCCGAATTTGTCAGCGCTGATGAGTTCGGTTGAGGGGGCTGGGGGGCAGGGCATCACACCAGCGAGTGCAAGCTGGCCCAATGTTTATTCAGTATTTCCTGGTAACCTCGCTTTTTTTCTCCTCCTCacacaaaactttttgtttattgttgccCTGCCATCTTTGCAAAATTCGTGCTAAAGCGTACGCATcgtcttccgtctttataatgaatggggaaagggggaagtgatgtatgccgtaagcagtcagcacatttgtagtttttttttgcagggttcctgccaccctactCAAAGTTAATGAGTTctggtgaaagcaatacagacctccttcagatataaaagaggtgtcattcaactagttgtcagtcgacatgtcatcacaaatgttataaaagtattttataaaggttgaaaagttacctagtgttgctttaagcatctgtttacagtgcagtcaaaatgtttttgcctgtttttttttttttttttttttttccaattctgcgcagttttaaatgaaactgagcagtcaattaattttctggttctttgcctctgagtaaatttttgcacctgtatttgtacttttaccaaagtaaacaaaaatgtgagtacttcatccaccactggttGTTAAAACAGGCTTTGTAAAATGCCCATTGAAATTATACGTTCCTTATAAATATCTACCTTTGTGGTatgttttatatattatttgcaaataaataacatttgtttaattgttttattaaaatcgtTTAGAAAAAAAGCATTATTGAGTTAATTATGAACTTGCTCATGAGACATGATTGTTTTGATATGATTTGAATTACCAAATGGGAGATGAAGGACTGTTGGATGATATCTAAATTCAGTACAGTATTCCCTTTTTCCAATTGTGTGTTTTTCTAGACTTACAGATCTGCTGGCTGAGCTCGATAAGTTCCATTTCTGTTGGCATGTATCCCATAGTTCGCATGCACTCGCCAAGGTCCTTACAACTGATAAAGCCATCCTTGTCTTTGTCAAACTCTCTGAAAGCCTCACGCAGCTCTGTCAAGACAATAACATACAAGTCATGAATTTAGTGTTGACATGGATGAGCATTTTAATGTTTACATGCTGACAAAAATTATGTTGGGAATGCTATACTCTCCATCAATTACACTTTACAATTACACAcactttcaattttttaaaaccaaaatttattgtaCTAAACTACTGCAAACTCTCTCAGTTAAGTCAAATCTTATACATTGAAATAATTATTAAAGACATACCAAAGACCTGAGACATACAGTACAAAGCGCAAACAAATAGGATGAGTCATGAAGAGGTCAAAGTCAGAAAATCTCCTATTTTGCTACTCAGTTGATCAAATTGAAAGGAATTCCAGGGTGAGAGAAGAGATGCAATCATATTATGAGCGTACAGTACAAAGTGCAAACAAATAGAATGAGTCACGAAGAGGTCAAAGTCAGAAAATCTCCTATTTTGCTACTCAACTGATCAAAGTGAAAGAAATTCCAGGATGAGAGAAGAGATGCAATCATATTATAAGCGTGTTTATACCTTCCATTTCTTCAGGCCGTAAATCCCGGTCCTGCAGGGTGTAGGCCAAACGATGCATGAATAGAGGAGGGAAACCCAGTTAGCATGGACTATGTACACACcatgtacatatacagtgctgctcaaaagtttgtgaaccccctcaacattttggaattttctattatttcaacctgatttcctaatcaatcaattcagtagtttttttttgtttttttaacagttgtgttgtcgagactaaattaaaaagagttttcatcaactgatgtaggtgcaaaattgaactgtttggtcacaaccaaaaccgccatgtctggcgaaaagtcaacactgcataccaccaaaagaaccttctcccaacagtgaagcatggaggtgggaatgtcaagatctgggcttgcttttcatcctcaggacctggacaactccacatagtccagggaatcatgaattctgaggaatattgtcaaatcctagaacataacctgacgccatctgttttgaagttaaagcttggcagaaggtggatcatgcaacatgataatgatccaaagcattccagcaatacaaccaaggaatggctgaaaaagaagaagattcgtgttctggactggcccagtcaaagtcctgacctaaatcccattgaaatgctgtggcgggacctgaagcgagcagttcatgccagacgcccatcaaacctctctcaactgactgcgttctgcaaggaagaatgggcaaaaatcccccaaagtagatgtgagaggctgattagtcactacagaaaccgtttggttgaggtaatctctgcaaaaggaggcgcaatatcctattaactgaaggggttcacatacttttgcacacatgatatctgagtttttcttaaatcaaccacttttgttaaataaagaatgacaatataactatttcttttgtttcagtccattatttggaatgtcagtattgtggatttgggtataacttaacatttaataaggttattttagttttttttacaaaaaatctgaccatcgctgtggggttcacaaactttcgagcagcactgtatggatGATACTTGCATCCAACTAACTGTACCACCACTGGTACAAAAGCAGAGCATTCCTATGAGCATACAGTATGTCATGAAAATGTCTAATGTTTGTTCCAAAATACAACTGCACGTGTTGTGTTTAATGGTAATTAGAAACCCCACCTCATTTTCAGAGGTTGTTTTGATACCTCCAGGTTCCCAGGTGCCTGCATGGCACCCTATAGTTGGGACATAGTGGTAATTCACCAACAgtcaaacatatttctgagcctTCTGAAAATATTTCCTCTTTTGAGCATTGCTCAAGGGTGTGGCTATATAACTGGTGGTCAGTTTGCCGACCTGAACACTATTAGAAGCACTGACcaagatttgtttttttgggaagtttatttccaccaatatattcattcattcatcttctgaactgcttatcctcacgagggttgagtgagtgctggagcctatcccagctaacaacgggcaggagGCAGAGTACACTCTGAACTGTCAACcaatatttaataattataataatgataattaaaTTATAACAGACTGTTACCATAATCTTTAAAATACTATAGGTACAAATATTAGAAATTTAGAGTTGAGGTGAGACAAGGA from Corythoichthys intestinalis isolate RoL2023-P3 chromosome 8, ASM3026506v1, whole genome shotgun sequence includes:
- the cabp2a gene encoding calcium-binding protein 2a isoform X3 is translated as MHRLAYTLQDRDLRPEEMEELREAFREFDKDKDGFISCKDLGECMRTMGYMPTEMELIELSQQICGGRVDFEDFVELMGPKMLAETADMIGVKELRDAFKEFDSDGDGQISLSELREAMKKLMGEQLNHREIDEILRDVDLNGDGEVDFEEFVRMMSR
- the cabp2a gene encoding calcium-binding protein 2a isoform X1, translated to MGNINKTSRKNSAKSKGMSPVEQSGSPMATAMLGGQGDAGEMDTEEDEERGSEPEFDEPLCALVKNCNMLHNIVGPACVFLKQGFAQSQLDRDLRPEEMEELREAFREFDKDKDGFISCKDLGECMRTMGYMPTEMELIELSQQICGGRVDFEDFVELMGPKMLAETADMIGVKELRDAFKEFDSDGDGQISLSELREAMKKLMGEQLNHREIDEILRDVDLNGDGEVDFEEFVRMMSR
- the cabp2a gene encoding calcium-binding protein 2a isoform X2; translation: MTDMKSMSSMGVPEEKLVKKGSIKKKIESLRRWSSASIKRPPKPKAKTLSLSSPVGDRDDLWLHEGDGRKLRPIVDSVFGQDRDLRPEEMEELREAFREFDKDKDGFISCKDLGECMRTMGYMPTEMELIELSQQICGGRVDFEDFVELMGPKMLAETADMIGVKELRDAFKEFDSDGDGQISLSELREAMKKLMGEQLNHREIDEILRDVDLNGDGEVDFEEFVRMMSR